In one Massilia endophytica genomic region, the following are encoded:
- a CDS encoding flagellar basal body P-ring protein FlgI, which produces MKTFATTCKVLGLSLALLLAPAVQAERIKDLASIAGVRQNQLMGYGLVVGLDGTGDQTTQTPFTVQSIASMLQQMGITLPAGINMQLKNVAAVVVTASLPPFSQPGQQLDVTVSSMGNAKSLRGGTLLMTPLKGADGQVYGMAQGNLVVGGVGAQAPGGGASVQVNHLSVGRISNGATVERAVASNVGEGGNIRLELHNTDFSTASRVVQAINDKWGSGIAYALDGRVIRVQSPNGSDQRVAFIGELEQLDVNPAKLAAKVIMNARTGSVVMNQAVTLEACAISHGNLTVSVNSEPQVSQPNAFSRGQTVVTQNSQVDIKKDNGKVIMLPGGAALADVVKALNAIGASPQDLLAILQAMKTSGALRAELEII; this is translated from the coding sequence ATGAAGACCTTCGCCACGACCTGCAAGGTGCTGGGCCTGAGCCTGGCGCTGCTGCTGGCGCCCGCCGTGCAGGCGGAGCGCATCAAGGATCTCGCCAGCATCGCCGGCGTGCGCCAGAACCAGCTGATGGGCTACGGCCTCGTCGTGGGCCTGGACGGCACGGGCGACCAGACCACCCAGACCCCGTTCACCGTGCAGAGCATTGCCTCCATGCTGCAGCAGATGGGCATCACCCTGCCGGCGGGCATCAACATGCAGCTGAAGAACGTGGCCGCCGTGGTGGTCACCGCCTCGCTGCCGCCGTTCTCCCAGCCGGGCCAGCAGCTCGACGTCACCGTGTCGTCCATGGGCAATGCCAAGAGCCTGCGCGGCGGCACCCTGCTGATGACGCCCCTGAAGGGCGCGGACGGCCAGGTCTACGGCATGGCCCAGGGCAATCTGGTGGTGGGCGGCGTGGGCGCCCAGGCGCCGGGCGGCGGCGCTTCCGTGCAGGTGAATCACCTGTCCGTGGGCCGCATTTCCAACGGCGCCACGGTGGAACGCGCCGTGGCCAGCAATGTGGGCGAGGGCGGCAATATCCGCCTGGAGCTGCACAACACCGATTTCTCCACCGCCAGCCGCGTGGTGCAGGCCATCAACGACAAATGGGGCAGCGGCATCGCCTATGCCCTGGACGGCCGCGTGATCCGCGTGCAATCCCCCAACGGCAGCGACCAGCGCGTGGCCTTTATCGGCGAGCTCGAGCAGCTGGACGTGAATCCGGCCAAGCTGGCTGCCAAAGTCATCATGAACGCCCGCACGGGCTCGGTGGTGATGAACCAGGCCGTCACGCTGGAGGCGTGCGCCATCTCGCACGGCAACCTCACCGTTTCGGTCAACAGCGAGCCCCAGGTGAGCCAGCCGAACGCCTTCTCGCGCGGCCAGACCGTGGTGACGCAGAACAGCCAGGTCGACATCAAGAAGGATAACGGCAAGGTCATCATGCTGCCGGGCGGCGCCGCCCTGGCCGACGTGGTGAAGGCCCTGAACGCCATCGGCGCCTCGCCCCAGGACCTGCTGGCCATCCTGCAGGCCATGAAGACCTCCGGCGCCCTGCGCGCCGAGCTGGAAATCATCTAA
- a CDS encoding flagellar basal body L-ring protein FlgH, whose amino-acid sequence MNKALIALTAAALAGCASTPTSIVAGPTTARPLVVAQPAPTNGSIYQASSYRPAFEDRRARQIGDVINIAITERTSAVKSGASSASKSGSVNFGVPGPLQGKFGADLSTSANNKFADADNQSASNTFTGNIGATVVEVLPNGNLIVAGEKQIAMNKGTEFIRISGMVNPDSIGPGNTVASTAIADARVEYRTNSHVDRAELSSMASRFFLSLLPF is encoded by the coding sequence ATGAACAAAGCCCTTATCGCCCTGACCGCCGCCGCCCTGGCCGGCTGCGCCAGCACCCCCACCAGCATCGTGGCCGGTCCCACCACGGCCCGTCCCCTGGTGGTGGCCCAGCCCGCGCCGACCAACGGTTCCATCTACCAGGCAAGCAGCTACCGCCCCGCCTTCGAAGACCGCCGCGCGCGCCAGATCGGCGACGTGATCAATATCGCCATCACCGAGCGCACCTCCGCCGTGAAATCGGGCGCGAGCTCGGCCAGCAAGTCGGGCAGCGTGAACTTCGGCGTGCCGGGCCCCCTGCAAGGGAAGTTCGGCGCCGACCTGTCCACCAGCGCCAACAACAAGTTCGCCGATGCGGACAACCAGTCGGCCAGCAACACCTTCACGGGCAATATCGGCGCCACCGTGGTCGAGGTGCTGCCCAACGGTAACCTGATCGTGGCGGGCGAGAAGCAGATCGCCATGAACAAGGGCACCGAGTTCATCCGCATCTCCGGCATGGTGAACCCCGATTCCATCGGCCCCGGCAACACCGTGGCCTCGACCGCCATCGCCGATGCGCGCGTCGAATACCGCACCAATTCCCACGTGGACCGTGCCGAGCTGAGCTCCATGGCCTCGCGCTTCTTCCTCAGCCTGCTGCCATTCTGA
- the flgG gene encoding flagellar basal-body rod protein FlgG has protein sequence MIRSLWIAKTGMEAQQTQMDTVSNNLANVSTNGFKKSRAVFEDLLYQNVRQPGAASSQQTQLPSGMQVGTGVRPVTIERIHTQGNPQATGNDKDLMVNGNGFFTVLLPDGTTAYTRDGSFQRDQNGQMVTSTGYVLQPAITIPINASSITVGKDGTVSVTLPGQAAPQQIGNIQLATFINPTGLESKGENLYVETGASGAPQDNVPGTNGTGVILQGYVETSNVNVVEEMVNMIQTQRAYEINSKAITTSDQMLQKLSQM, from the coding sequence ATGATTCGTTCGCTATGGATCGCCAAGACGGGCATGGAAGCCCAGCAGACCCAGATGGACACCGTGTCCAACAATCTGGCCAACGTCAGCACCAACGGCTTCAAGAAATCGCGCGCCGTCTTCGAGGACCTGCTGTACCAGAACGTACGGCAGCCCGGCGCCGCCTCCTCCCAGCAGACCCAGCTTCCCTCCGGCATGCAGGTGGGTACGGGTGTGCGCCCCGTGACGATCGAGCGCATCCACACCCAGGGCAACCCCCAGGCCACCGGCAACGACAAGGACCTGATGGTCAACGGCAACGGCTTCTTCACCGTGCTGCTGCCCGACGGCACCACCGCCTACACCCGCGACGGCTCCTTCCAGCGCGACCAGAACGGCCAGATGGTGACCTCCACCGGCTATGTGCTGCAGCCCGCGATCACCATTCCCATCAATGCCAGCAGCATCACCGTGGGCAAGGATGGCACGGTTTCCGTGACCCTGCCGGGCCAGGCCGCGCCCCAGCAGATCGGCAATATCCAGCTGGCCACCTTCATCAACCCCACCGGCCTGGAGTCGAAGGGCGAGAACCTGTACGTCGAAACGGGCGCCTCCGGCGCGCCGCAGGACAATGTGCCCGGCACCAACGGCACCGGCGTGATCCTGCAGGGCTATGTGGAAACCTCCAACGTGAACGTGGTGGAGGAGATGGTCAACATGATCCAGACCCAGCGCGCCTACGAGATCAACAGCAAGGCCATCACCACTTCGGACCAGATGCTGCAGAAACTGTCGCAGATGTAA
- the flgF gene encoding flagellar basal-body rod protein FlgF, translating into MDKLVYTAMTGARHILDRQASTANNLANVATTGFRAQLDSFRAVPVVSEGLPTRSFVVNATSGSDFSAGPIETTGRPLDVALRGEGFIAVQSPDGSEAYTRNGSLKISQNGLLQTGAGHTLQGENGPIAIPPNTEIAIGADGTVSVIDTNQTQPGPANVLGRIKLVNPPTAGLERGSDGLFRQRSGQPADPDATVRLAEGALEGSNVNPVDAMVDMIALARSFDTQMSLLKNAENNAAKATQILALN; encoded by the coding sequence ATGGACAAGCTCGTCTACACCGCCATGACCGGCGCCAGGCACATCCTGGACCGGCAGGCCTCCACCGCCAACAACCTGGCCAACGTGGCCACCACCGGCTTCCGCGCCCAGCTCGACAGCTTCCGCGCCGTGCCGGTGGTGTCCGAAGGCCTGCCCACGCGCAGCTTCGTGGTCAACGCCACCTCGGGCAGCGACTTCAGCGCCGGCCCCATCGAAACCACGGGCCGGCCGCTGGACGTGGCCCTGCGCGGGGAGGGCTTTATCGCGGTGCAGTCGCCCGACGGGTCCGAGGCCTATACCCGCAACGGCAGCCTGAAGATCAGCCAGAACGGCCTGCTGCAGACGGGCGCCGGGCACACCCTGCAGGGCGAGAACGGCCCCATCGCCATTCCGCCCAATACCGAGATCGCCATCGGCGCCGACGGCACGGTGAGCGTGATCGACACCAACCAGACCCAGCCGGGTCCCGCCAATGTGCTGGGCCGTATCAAGCTGGTCAATCCGCCAACGGCGGGGCTGGAGCGGGGCTCGGACGGCCTGTTCCGCCAGCGCTCGGGCCAGCCGGCCGACCCGGACGCCACGGTGCGCCTGGCCGAGGGCGCCCTGGAGGGCTCCAATGTCAATCCCGTGGACGCCATGGTCGACATGATCGCCCTGGCGCGCTCCTTCGACACGCAAATGAGCCTGTTGAAGAATGCCGAGAATAACGCTGCGAAAGCCACCCAGATCCTCGCTTTGAATTGA
- a CDS encoding flagellar hook protein FlgE — protein sequence MFQQGLSGLNAATKSLDVIGNNIANASTVGFKSSEAQFADLYANSLNGVSGNNPGIGVSVARLAQQFTQGNIETTNNPLDISINGGGFFRTVVDGAVQYTRNGQFLLDKAGTLVNAQGAQVTGYMANKDGLILSGAPVPIVIDTADLAPVQTTKANFKINLDSRAEIPATVPFDAADPTTYNKQTVLPVYDSLGNEHVMSMFYVKTAGGQWDVYAGNDGREAQAKRVMQITTTDAATITARADYFTAVNAVPADPAAVLAAQQAYSAAAGAAVVAEATAQGADAATIARITELFTAPTDVGAVAGNNPDIINAAFEKAVSVPAVKVGTLVFNKSGQLDAAAMAALTPAQTLPFNISLPIFPDNGAILNMPIATTFDGITQYGQPTSEKLSSQDGYSSGTLQRFAADENGVIIGQYSNGKSRPLAQLVLADFSNVDGLTPLGNNAWAESSASGVPQIGVPGEGGMGLMRSSSVESSNVDLTEQLVDMITAQRVYQANAQTIKTEDSVLQTLVNMR from the coding sequence ATGTTCCAACAAGGTCTCAGCGGCCTGAACGCCGCCACCAAATCGCTCGACGTGATCGGCAACAACATCGCCAACGCCAGCACCGTGGGCTTCAAGAGCTCGGAAGCCCAGTTCGCCGACCTGTACGCGAACTCGCTGAACGGCGTGAGCGGCAACAACCCCGGCATCGGTGTGAGCGTCGCCCGCCTGGCGCAGCAGTTCACCCAGGGCAATATCGAAACGACCAACAATCCGCTGGACATCTCGATCAACGGCGGCGGCTTCTTCCGCACCGTGGTGGACGGCGCCGTGCAGTACACCCGCAATGGCCAGTTCCTGCTCGACAAGGCCGGCACCCTCGTCAACGCCCAGGGCGCCCAGGTCACGGGCTACATGGCGAACAAGGACGGCCTGATCCTGTCCGGCGCGCCCGTGCCCATCGTCATCGATACCGCCGACCTGGCGCCGGTGCAGACCACCAAGGCCAACTTCAAGATCAACCTGGACTCGCGCGCCGAGATCCCGGCCACCGTGCCCTTCGATGCGGCCGACCCCACCACCTACAACAAGCAGACCGTGCTGCCCGTCTACGACTCGCTGGGCAACGAGCACGTGATGTCGATGTTCTATGTGAAGACGGCCGGCGGCCAATGGGATGTGTATGCCGGCAACGACGGCCGCGAAGCCCAGGCCAAGCGCGTCATGCAGATCACCACCACCGATGCGGCCACCATTACCGCGCGCGCCGACTATTTCACCGCCGTCAACGCCGTTCCGGCTGACCCGGCCGCCGTGCTGGCCGCGCAGCAGGCCTATTCGGCCGCCGCCGGCGCCGCCGTCGTGGCCGAGGCGACGGCCCAGGGCGCGGATGCGGCAACCATTGCGCGCATCACCGAGCTGTTCACGGCGCCGACCGACGTGGGCGCCGTCGCGGGCAACAACCCGGACATCATCAACGCCGCCTTCGAGAAGGCCGTGTCGGTGCCGGCCGTGAAGGTGGGCACCCTGGTGTTCAACAAGTCCGGCCAGCTGGACGCGGCGGCCATGGCGGCCCTGACCCCGGCCCAGACCCTGCCTTTCAATATCAGCCTGCCCATCTTCCCGGACAATGGCGCCATCCTGAACATGCCGATCGCCACCACCTTCGACGGCATTACCCAGTACGGCCAGCCCACCTCGGAAAAACTGTCCAGCCAGGACGGCTATTCCTCGGGCACCCTGCAGCGCTTCGCGGCGGACGAGAACGGCGTCATCATCGGCCAGTACAGCAACGGCAAGTCGCGTCCGCTGGCCCAGCTGGTGCTGGCCGACTTCTCCAACGTGGACGGCCTGACGCCGCTGGGCAACAATGCCTGGGCCGAGAGCTCGGCCTCCGGCGTGCCCCAGATCGGCGTGCCGGGCGAGGGCGGCATGGGCCTGATGCGCTCCTCCTCCGTGGAATCGTCGAACGTGGACCTGACCGAGCAGCTGGTGGACATGATCACGGCCCAGCGCGTCTACCAGGCCAATGCCCAGACCATCAAGACCGAGGACTCCGTGCTGCAGACCCTGGTCAACATGCGCTAA